A genomic window from Luteolibacter sp. LG18 includes:
- a CDS encoding BNR-4 repeat-containing protein, which produces MPFPKSFPTLPLFVAATVALAGIGRAAPYTADANTLLLFHLDESTGSVTPNAGTLGGNAYTVNMTTASNTPPVVTAVLGAAAFSGFTRSAALSSGYLIGWDKNGSGAYQGDGSADGFALTTLNIGNGGQTPFTIEALVCPSVINVNQEILSVDTNVAGTRGFQFRLNTAGQLEFNAIAATSGGQILAAVPANGQHAFAANGWYHAAVTYDGTTLKLYWTSLAALKGTNGRANLLASQAAVIGTAQGAAVGPLAIGNENRGPAGEWFQGKLDEVRISKVARAAGDFHWQFVDTDNDGMDDTLEQLYFGGLSQNANDDFDHDGFFNLDELSAGSDPTVASSTPDGDGDGMPDSWEQAYFGTTTRNGTGDYDRDGLTDKQEYQAGTDPTNPNSVPGDVDGDGLPDTWELANLGGYGYGAYDDPDGDGYTNQAEMVAGTNPLSAASHPAWKSPRVAFLRDTTVTSTACLMPAAPTTLYGRAINGVSFQKQILQTFQGYQYTAWYSMSGTVQNVWLARRSVSATSTGAWETWDTGSEFLNGDEGNWDAHNVIAFGISPVDGSFHFSWDHHTNNLRYRRSIAGLCTTNTAAWGQASSLLAEQQWLTTSATLITGVSYPMFVTAPNGDLYFEYRVGSTSAGDHILHRYQPATSNWTLAWKFSAKEGSYTGVGGGGGVITSTSRNAYENGFDFGPDGTLHHTWTYRETDAANHDIHYAYSTDGGVNWRNNAGAVIANTAAGQSINVNSPGIIMKVLDGRQHLINQQSQSVDADGRLHVLMLHRRAEADAAWASGDAVFTTEETAYYHYFRDPQTGAWSQRRLPYLAWPVNSRPKIGWDTEGNVYAVYTTATTIDVPGYKPGKLVVASASKASGYTDWEVVQVHDTAFNGEPLIDQARLTADHILSVYIQEDSATTTATATPLHVLDFAVGIPAASPVSLAFVGADSVVSVAAAAGTTYQLQTSATLGAGSWQNVGSPVAGKNTVMAFPHVGGAGQAKRFYRFSSTTP; this is translated from the coding sequence GGCTCCGTACACCGCGGATGCGAACACGCTGCTGCTTTTCCATCTGGATGAATCCACCGGCTCGGTCACGCCGAACGCGGGCACGCTGGGCGGGAATGCCTACACGGTGAACATGACCACCGCCAGCAACACGCCGCCGGTGGTGACCGCTGTGCTCGGGGCCGCGGCGTTTTCCGGCTTCACCCGCTCCGCCGCGCTCAGCTCCGGCTATCTGATCGGCTGGGACAAGAACGGCTCCGGCGCGTATCAAGGCGATGGCTCGGCGGATGGTTTCGCGCTGACCACGCTGAACATCGGCAATGGCGGCCAGACGCCGTTCACGATCGAGGCACTGGTGTGCCCGTCCGTGATCAACGTGAACCAGGAGATTCTCTCGGTGGACACGAACGTCGCCGGCACGCGCGGGTTCCAGTTCCGGCTGAACACCGCGGGCCAGCTCGAGTTCAACGCCATCGCGGCCACCAGCGGCGGGCAGATCCTCGCGGCGGTCCCGGCCAACGGCCAGCACGCCTTCGCCGCGAACGGTTGGTACCACGCCGCCGTGACCTACGATGGCACCACGCTGAAACTCTACTGGACCAGCCTCGCCGCGCTGAAGGGCACCAATGGCCGCGCCAACCTGCTCGCCAGCCAGGCCGCCGTGATCGGCACCGCCCAGGGCGCGGCGGTCGGACCGCTCGCGATCGGGAACGAGAACCGCGGCCCGGCGGGCGAGTGGTTCCAGGGAAAGCTCGATGAAGTGCGCATCAGCAAGGTTGCGCGCGCCGCCGGGGACTTCCACTGGCAGTTCGTCGACACCGACAACGACGGCATGGACGACACGCTGGAGCAGCTTTATTTCGGCGGGCTGTCCCAGAACGCCAACGACGACTTCGACCACGACGGTTTCTTCAATCTCGACGAGCTCAGCGCCGGCTCCGATCCCACCGTGGCCTCGTCCACGCCGGATGGCGATGGCGACGGCATGCCGGATTCGTGGGAGCAGGCGTATTTCGGCACCACCACCCGCAATGGCACCGGCGATTACGACCGAGACGGCCTCACCGACAAGCAGGAGTACCAGGCCGGCACCGATCCCACCAACCCGAACTCGGTGCCGGGCGATGTCGATGGCGACGGTCTGCCGGACACCTGGGAGCTGGCGAATCTCGGCGGCTACGGCTACGGCGCGTATGACGATCCGGATGGCGACGGCTACACCAACCAGGCCGAGATGGTCGCGGGTACCAACCCGCTCTCCGCGGCCTCGCACCCCGCGTGGAAATCGCCGCGCGTCGCCTTCCTGCGGGACACCACCGTGACGTCCACCGCCTGCCTGATGCCCGCCGCGCCCACCACGCTCTACGGCCGCGCGATCAATGGCGTCTCGTTCCAGAAGCAGATCCTGCAGACCTTCCAGGGCTACCAGTACACCGCCTGGTACTCCATGTCCGGCACGGTGCAGAACGTCTGGCTGGCGCGCCGCAGCGTGAGTGCCACCAGCACCGGTGCGTGGGAAACGTGGGACACCGGCTCGGAGTTCCTCAATGGCGACGAGGGCAACTGGGACGCGCACAACGTGATCGCCTTCGGTATCTCGCCCGTGGATGGCTCGTTCCATTTCTCGTGGGACCACCACACGAACAACCTGCGCTACCGCCGCTCGATCGCCGGGCTGTGCACCACCAATACCGCGGCGTGGGGCCAGGCGTCCTCGCTGCTCGCGGAGCAGCAGTGGCTCACCACCTCCGCCACGCTCATCACAGGCGTGAGCTACCCGATGTTTGTCACCGCGCCGAACGGCGACCTCTATTTCGAATACCGCGTGGGCTCCACCTCCGCCGGGGACCACATCCTGCACCGCTACCAGCCCGCCACCTCGAACTGGACGCTGGCGTGGAAATTCTCCGCCAAGGAAGGCTCCTACACCGGCGTGGGCGGCGGGGGAGGGGTGATCACCTCCACCAGCCGGAACGCGTATGAGAACGGCTTCGATTTCGGGCCGGACGGCACACTCCACCACACCTGGACCTACCGCGAGACGGACGCCGCGAACCATGACATCCACTACGCCTATAGTACCGATGGCGGCGTGAACTGGCGGAACAACGCCGGGGCGGTGATCGCGAACACCGCCGCGGGCCAATCGATCAACGTCAACTCGCCCGGCATCATCATGAAGGTGCTGGACGGCCGCCAGCACCTCATCAACCAGCAGTCCCAGAGCGTGGACGCGGATGGCCGCCTGCACGTGCTGATGCTCCACCGCCGCGCCGAAGCGGACGCCGCGTGGGCCTCCGGGGACGCCGTCTTCACCACCGAGGAGACGGCCTATTACCACTACTTCCGCGATCCGCAGACCGGTGCGTGGTCGCAGCGCCGCCTGCCGTATCTCGCGTGGCCGGTGAACTCCCGCCCGAAGATCGGCTGGGACACGGAGGGGAACGTCTACGCCGTCTACACCACCGCCACCACCATCGACGTCCCCGGTTACAAGCCCGGCAAGCTCGTCGTCGCCAGCGCCTCGAAGGCCTCCGGCTACACCGATTGGGAGGTGGTGCAGGTGCATGACACCGCCTTCAACGGCGAGCCGCTGATCGACCAGGCGCGCCTCACGGCCGACCACATCCTCTCGGTTTACATCCAGGAGGATAGCGCCACCACCACCGCGACCGCCACGCCGCTGCACGTGCTGGACTTCGCCGTGGGCATCCCCGCGGCCTCTCCGGTGTCGCTGGCGTTCGTGGGGGCGGACAGCGTGGTGAGCGTGGCCGCCGCGGCGGGGACCACCTACCAGCTTCAGACCTCCGCCACCCTGGGAGCAGGTAGTTGGCAGAACGTCGGCAGCCCGGTGGCCGGGAAGAACACCGTGATGGCCTTCCCGCATGTGGGCGGTGCGGGGCAGGCGAAGCGCTTCTACCGGTTCTCCAGTACCACGCCGTGA
- a CDS encoding autotransporter-associated beta strand repeat-containing protein produces MKPRFSRLLPGLFVFVAAVTTSETARANSWYWDADGATSATTGGTGTWTQAGVLWRDGSATGTLTAYSAGPQADTTANLVLAGGTDGLTMTASAATPYNLNKVTASNSYTLATLDAVGTFVGTTPTVDVASGKTLTWNIDLSAASATVLKTSAGTWQVTNTGAQVTSNSTTLEISAGTLRYDTAAASANLFTGTGGIVKVNSGATVSLQQTQNNAYTSVKDWTLGSKVTLNGGTLTGGSSGGGQFQRIPSTTVIQVDAASTIAQGFGGFSQNFTLDGTVTGTGNLALNRAASNDRYLVLKGSMSGYSGNVTIGTSTATGYVVFGHSSGWGTGTLTLTGSGSTAVIGDEAATVVQSPWTGGSALGFTSGTLSTTAAVTVGSGASLRVNNRSGNAVLFEPRAGMTVNGGTLAANASGGTSAFVPYTSTTWTFGGTALSTVSANVQLNYTGATFDVADAVAGAGYDVNLSGVISGANGFTKTGAGTLQISNSQTFTGPLTVSAGTVAFSSTGANGLAGGLAGSGAVSVAGTGLVTLNGSSAGYTGTITVADGATFGGNTTTAGPLAVGATTGATIYGNVASPTTSITATNVTLLGVNEIAFATPPATGTYTLLKYTGTLSGSTTNLHSNYRGAVFHMGSGTNDAITVDIAAPVGVTWTNAAADSVWNTAGSANWFDGAANGPFYIGDQVNFDDTPTSSQTITIAAPVFPGSVTFANNTYGYTLSGSAISGTTAVVKNGLAPVALNSANTYTGGTTLAGGALRVGAAGALGTGTLTYTAGTLSASSASAVTVGNAVTYNTATPTLGDVSLTGALTLSGTQTLTAATNFTVDSPVTIGGTVSGGFQLTKSGASTLTFSGSPGHGSTVVDAGTLQVGTGAAAGVLPGAATVNTGAVLRHYRNDSTTVSNVFGGAGTLAFKGTGSSGQSAYTLSGANTVSGTVAAESGARVQASNASGTRFGTAAVEVQSGGQAYLNGGTFANNFTITGDGWLESAGRLGAIRLDGATITGSVALSGAARIVAYLGNTGTISGALTGGSTLDINGTSSASFNGTINYSGDGSGFLGTANVNQGTLNLSGSLGSNLNVSSSAYAATLGGEGIIGGALVLGNGTMGSTVSFNPNTAAVFTATGSLTVNNTATVTFSTAPTAAGTFPVIKHGGTVATPASFTLTGAANYRTPTFDTTTDPTTVTLQISALGLTWTGVTSSVWDIGTTSNFASPGPVADKFYTLDTVTFDDTATNFNPTLAVTVSPGAVTFNNSTNAYTLTGAGVIAGPTSLVKNGTGAVTISTPNTFTGGTSLNAGRIKAGANAALGTGTLTFNGGTLSSDSTTARTIANPWTAPATVNLSDATDNGILTLSGAGTMTQNTTVNVLSTNTNSHILSGVISDGANSYSLTKTGATGALQLNAANTYDGGTFINAGRISANNLAAFGTGAVTVAATGQAFLSVGGTFTTTLNIAGTGYAEGSGNLGAIRFAGNTLSGPVTLTADARVTAYGSTGTISGVIGETGGARKLEIGGSDLGASGGGTMTLTAANTYTGGTDISKTIVVANNNAAFGTGTVAMNLAGSSQRVQLGAGVNIANAASLGANAGSSGRGVIEIAATSANATWSGPISITSSPTAGGHFYVASGSTLTLSGAINSTASVIHRDGIVVYSGGGSYPTLNLTGTAKVGAVNGVATNATVSMGQSASANFDLNGFDQTIANLVRVGNTTLALNNGASAATLTINYTGGSPSAFDGAITNGTSAVAVTKTGSGTFVLSGGTANSYTGTTTISGGTLQIGNAGTTGAITASAVVNNATFAFNRTNAYSFTGAISGSGQVVQAGTGTTTLTGALSYTGDTTVSAGTLSISAASLADGADVRVATGAVLNLNHSLTDTVRGLYLNGVLQSPGTYGSLASTATNKSAFFTGNGVLNVTGLAGYTSWASTNAGGQAANLDFDNDGVKNGVEYLMGQTGSSFTANPQIVSGKVTWPKDPTATATWVVETSADLAIWTTAVTGVSDLGTSIEYVVPTGDPKRFTRLRVTVP; encoded by the coding sequence ATGAAACCCCGTTTCTCCCGGTTGCTGCCGGGCTTGTTTGTCTTCGTCGCCGCTGTTACCACTTCTGAAACCGCCCGTGCCAATAGCTGGTACTGGGACGCGGACGGCGCTACTTCCGCTACCACCGGTGGCACCGGAACCTGGACCCAGGCCGGCGTGCTGTGGCGCGATGGCTCGGCCACCGGCACCCTCACGGCCTACAGCGCGGGCCCGCAGGCGGATACCACCGCCAACCTTGTGCTCGCCGGCGGCACCGACGGGCTGACGATGACGGCCAGCGCCGCGACACCCTACAACCTGAACAAGGTGACCGCATCCAACAGCTACACGCTGGCGACCTTGGACGCGGTGGGCACTTTCGTGGGCACCACGCCGACGGTGGACGTGGCCTCGGGCAAGACCCTGACGTGGAACATCGACCTTTCCGCTGCCTCCGCCACGGTGCTGAAGACCAGCGCCGGCACCTGGCAGGTCACCAATACCGGCGCGCAGGTCACCTCGAACAGCACCACGCTGGAGATCTCCGCCGGCACGCTGCGCTATGACACCGCTGCGGCCTCGGCGAACCTTTTCACCGGCACCGGCGGGATCGTGAAGGTCAACAGCGGTGCCACCGTGAGCCTCCAGCAGACGCAGAACAACGCCTACACCTCGGTGAAGGATTGGACGCTGGGCTCGAAGGTGACGCTCAATGGCGGCACCTTGACCGGTGGTTCCTCGGGCGGTGGCCAGTTCCAGCGCATTCCCTCCACCACGGTGATCCAGGTGGACGCGGCGAGCACGATCGCGCAGGGATTCGGTGGCTTCAGCCAGAATTTCACCCTCGATGGCACCGTCACCGGCACCGGTAACCTGGCGCTGAACCGTGCGGCTTCGAACGACCGCTATCTGGTACTGAAGGGCAGCATGTCCGGCTACTCCGGAAACGTCACGATCGGCACCTCCACGGCCACCGGCTACGTGGTGTTCGGCCACTCCAGCGGCTGGGGCACCGGCACGCTCACGCTCACCGGCTCCGGCTCCACGGCGGTGATCGGCGATGAAGCCGCCACCGTGGTGCAGTCGCCGTGGACCGGCGGCTCGGCGCTCGGTTTCACCAGTGGCACGCTGTCCACCACCGCGGCGGTGACGGTGGGATCCGGCGCGAGCCTGCGGGTGAACAACCGCTCCGGGAACGCCGTGCTCTTCGAGCCCCGCGCGGGCATGACGGTGAATGGCGGCACGCTCGCCGCGAACGCCAGCGGCGGCACCTCGGCCTTCGTGCCGTACACCTCCACCACCTGGACCTTCGGTGGCACCGCACTTTCCACGGTCTCGGCGAACGTGCAGCTCAACTACACCGGGGCCACCTTCGACGTGGCGGACGCGGTGGCGGGCGCGGGCTATGACGTGAATCTCAGCGGCGTGATCTCCGGCGCGAACGGCTTCACCAAGACCGGCGCGGGCACGCTCCAGATCAGCAATTCCCAGACCTTCACCGGTCCGCTCACGGTCAGCGCGGGCACGGTGGCCTTCAGCTCCACCGGTGCGAACGGTCTCGCGGGCGGCCTCGCCGGCAGCGGCGCGGTCAGTGTGGCGGGCACCGGCCTGGTGACGCTGAATGGTTCCTCGGCGGGCTACACCGGCACGATCACCGTGGCGGATGGCGCGACCTTCGGCGGCAACACCACCACCGCCGGTCCGCTGGCGGTCGGCGCCACCACCGGCGCGACGATCTACGGCAACGTGGCTTCGCCCACGACCTCGATCACCGCCACCAATGTCACGCTCCTGGGCGTGAACGAGATCGCCTTTGCCACGCCTCCGGCGACGGGCACTTACACGCTTCTCAAATACACCGGCACGCTTAGCGGTAGTACCACGAACCTGCACTCGAACTACCGTGGCGCGGTCTTCCACATGGGCAGCGGCACGAACGACGCGATCACGGTGGACATCGCGGCCCCGGTCGGCGTGACCTGGACGAATGCCGCGGCGGACAGCGTGTGGAACACGGCGGGCTCCGCGAACTGGTTCGATGGCGCGGCCAACGGGCCGTTCTACATCGGGGATCAGGTCAATTTCGACGACACCCCGACCAGCAGCCAGACGATCACCATCGCCGCGCCGGTGTTCCCCGGTTCGGTGACGTTCGCGAACAACACCTACGGCTACACCCTCTCCGGCAGCGCCATCAGCGGCACCACCGCGGTGGTGAAGAACGGCTTGGCCCCGGTGGCCCTGAACTCGGCGAACACCTACACCGGCGGCACCACGCTGGCCGGTGGCGCGCTCCGCGTGGGTGCGGCCGGCGCGCTCGGCACCGGCACGCTGACCTACACCGCCGGCACGCTTTCCGCCTCCAGCGCCTCGGCTGTCACGGTGGGCAACGCGGTGACCTACAACACCGCGACGCCGACCCTGGGCGATGTTTCGCTGACCGGCGCGCTCACGCTCTCCGGCACGCAGACGCTCACGGCGGCCACGAATTTCACCGTGGATTCACCGGTCACCATCGGCGGCACGGTCAGCGGCGGCTTCCAGCTCACGAAGAGCGGCGCGAGCACGCTCACCTTCTCCGGCAGCCCGGGCCATGGCTCCACCGTGGTGGATGCGGGCACGCTCCAGGTCGGCACCGGTGCGGCGGCGGGCGTGCTGCCCGGCGCGGCCACGGTGAACACCGGAGCGGTGCTGCGCCATTACCGCAATGACTCGACGACGGTTTCCAACGTCTTCGGCGGCGCGGGCACGCTCGCGTTCAAGGGCACCGGCTCCTCGGGCCAGTCCGCCTACACCCTTTCCGGTGCGAACACGGTGAGCGGCACGGTGGCGGCGGAGTCCGGCGCGCGCGTCCAGGCCTCGAACGCCAGCGGCACCCGCTTCGGCACCGCCGCGGTGGAGGTCCAGTCCGGCGGGCAGGCTTATCTCAATGGCGGTACCTTCGCGAACAACTTCACGATCACCGGCGATGGCTGGCTGGAAAGCGCGGGCCGCCTCGGCGCGATCCGTCTGGACGGTGCCACCATCACCGGCTCGGTCGCACTTTCCGGGGCCGCCCGCATCGTCGCCTACCTGGGCAACACCGGCACCATCAGCGGCGCGCTCACCGGTGGCTCCACGCTGGACATCAATGGCACCAGCAGCGCGAGCTTCAACGGGACCATCAACTATTCCGGCGATGGCTCCGGCTTCCTCGGCACGGCCAACGTCAACCAGGGCACGCTGAACCTCAGCGGCTCGCTCGGATCGAACCTGAACGTTTCCAGCTCGGCCTACGCCGCCACGCTCGGCGGCGAGGGCATCATCGGGGGCGCGCTCGTGCTGGGCAATGGCACGATGGGTTCCACCGTGTCGTTCAATCCGAACACCGCCGCGGTCTTCACCGCCACGGGCTCGCTCACGGTGAACAACACCGCCACGGTGACCTTCAGCACGGCTCCCACCGCCGCGGGGACTTTCCCGGTGATCAAGCACGGCGGCACCGTGGCCACGCCCGCGAGCTTCACGCTCACCGGCGCGGCGAACTACCGCACGCCCACCTTCGACACCACCACCGATCCCACCACCGTCACGCTCCAGATCTCCGCGCTGGGGCTGACCTGGACCGGCGTGACCTCGTCGGTGTGGGACATCGGCACCACCTCGAACTTCGCGAGCCCTGGTCCCGTGGCGGACAAGTTCTACACGCTGGACACGGTGACCTTCGATGACACGGCCACCAACTTCAACCCGACGCTGGCGGTGACCGTCTCGCCGGGCGCGGTGACCTTCAACAACAGCACCAACGCCTACACCCTCACCGGCGCGGGCGTGATCGCGGGTCCCACCTCGCTGGTGAAGAATGGCACCGGCGCGGTCACCATTTCCACGCCGAACACCTTCACCGGCGGCACCTCGCTCAACGCGGGACGCATCAAGGCGGGCGCCAACGCCGCGCTCGGCACCGGCACGCTGACCTTCAACGGCGGCACGCTCTCCAGCGACAGCACCACCGCCCGCACGATCGCCAACCCATGGACGGCCCCCGCCACGGTGAACCTCAGCGACGCGACCGACAACGGCATCCTGACACTCTCCGGCGCGGGCACGATGACGCAGAACACGACCGTCAACGTGCTGAGCACGAACACCAACAGCCACATCCTCAGCGGGGTGATCTCGGACGGCGCGAACAGCTACTCGCTGACGAAGACCGGTGCGACCGGCGCGCTCCAGTTGAACGCGGCGAACACCTACGATGGCGGCACGTTCATCAATGCCGGCCGCATCTCGGCGAACAACCTCGCGGCCTTCGGTACCGGCGCGGTGACGGTGGCCGCCACCGGCCAGGCCTTCCTCTCGGTCGGCGGCACCTTCACCACCACGCTGAACATCGCGGGCACGGGGTATGCGGAAGGCTCCGGCAACCTCGGCGCGATCCGTTTCGCGGGCAACACGCTCTCCGGCCCGGTGACCCTCACCGCGGATGCCCGCGTGACCGCCTACGGTTCCACCGGTACCATCAGCGGCGTGATCGGCGAGACCGGCGGCGCGCGGAAGCTGGAGATCGGCGGCTCGGACCTCGGCGCGTCCGGTGGCGGCACCATGACCCTCACCGCGGCGAACACCTACACCGGCGGCACCGACATCAGCAAAACCATCGTGGTGGCGAACAACAACGCCGCCTTCGGCACCGGCACGGTGGCGATGAACCTCGCGGGTTCATCCCAGCGCGTGCAGCTCGGGGCGGGCGTGAACATCGCCAACGCGGCCTCGCTCGGCGCGAATGCAGGCTCATCCGGCCGCGGGGTCATCGAAATCGCCGCCACCAGCGCGAACGCCACCTGGAGCGGTCCGATCTCGATCACTTCCAGCCCGACGGCGGGCGGCCACTTCTACGTCGCCTCCGGTTCCACGCTGACCCTGAGCGGCGCGATCAACTCCACCGCCTCCGTGATTCACCGCGATGGCATCGTGGTCTACTCCGGCGGCGGCAGCTACCCGACGCTCAACCTCACGGGCACGGCGAAGGTCGGCGCGGTCAACGGCGTGGCCACCAACGCCACCGTGTCGATGGGCCAGTCCGCGAGCGCGAACTTCGACCTCAACGGCTTCGACCAGACGATCGCCAACCTCGTCCGCGTGGGCAACACCACGCTGGCGCTGAACAACGGCGCGTCCGCGGCCACGCTGACCATCAACTACACCGGCGGCAGCCCGAGCGCCTTCGATGGCGCGATCACCAACGGCACCAGCGCCGTGGCGGTGACGAAGACCGGCTCCGGCACCTTCGTTCTCAGTGGCGGCACCGCGAACAGCTACACCGGCACCACCACCATCAGCGGCGGCACGTTGCAGATCGGAAACGCGGGGACCACCGGTGCCATCACCGCCTCCGCGGTGGTGAACAACGCGACCTTCGCCTTCAACCGCACCAACGCCTACTCCTTCACCGGCGCGATCAGCGGCAGCGGCCAGGTCGTGCAGGCCGGCACCGGCACCACCACGCTCACCGGCGCGCTCAGCTACACCGGTGACACCACTGTCAGCGCGGGCACGCTGTCCATCAGCGCGGCCTCGCTCGCGGATGGCGCGGACGTCCGCGTGGCCACCGGCGCGGTGCTGAACCTGAACCACTCGCTGACGGACACCGTGCGCGGCCTCTACCTGAACGGCGTGCTCCAGTCCCCCGGCACCTACGGTTCCCTCGCCTCCACCGCCACCAACAAGAGCGCGTTCTTCACCGGCAACGGCGTGCTGAACGTGACCGGCCTGGCGGGCTACACCTCGTGGGCCTCCACCAACGCCGGCGGCCAGGCCGCGAACCTGGACTTCGACAACGACGGCGTGAAGAACGGCGTGGAGTATCTGATGGGCCAGACCGGTTCCTCGTTCACCGCGAATCCGCAGATCGTGTCCGGCAAGGTCACCTGGCCGAAGGACCCGACGGCGACCGCCACCTGGGTGGTGGAGACCTCCGCCGACCTGGCGATCTGGACCACCGCGGTGACCGGCGTTTCCGATCTCGGCACCTCGATCGAATACGTGGTGCCCACCGGCGATCCGAAGCGCTTCACCCGCCTGCGCGTGACGGTGCCGTGA